In one Saccharibacillus brassicae genomic region, the following are encoded:
- the rpoD gene encoding RNA polymerase sigma factor RpoD → MDRNLETESAQIPEEAVLTGAGSDDSVRMYLKEIGRTPLLSANEEISLAERIVEGDEEAKRRLAEANLRLVVSIARRYVGRGMMLLDLIQEGNMGLIKAVEKFDHTKGFKFSTYATWWIRQAITRALADQARTIRIPVHMVETMNKFMRVSRQMLQELGREPSVEELAKAMEMTEEKIRDIMKIAQDPVSIETPIGDEQDSKLGDFIEDKEAIAPSKFAEAGLLREQLEEVLDTLTEREENVLRLRFGLEDGRARTLEEVGKEFGVTRERIRQIEAKALRKLRHPSRSKILKGYLE, encoded by the coding sequence ATGGATCGAAACTTGGAAACCGAATCCGCTCAGATTCCGGAAGAAGCCGTTCTAACCGGCGCGGGAAGCGACGACTCCGTACGGATGTACCTCAAAGAAATCGGGCGTACGCCCCTGCTGTCCGCGAACGAAGAAATTTCTCTGGCGGAACGGATCGTGGAAGGGGACGAAGAAGCGAAGCGCCGGCTGGCCGAAGCCAATCTTCGTCTCGTCGTAAGTATTGCCCGTCGTTACGTGGGCCGCGGCATGATGCTGCTTGACCTGATTCAGGAAGGCAACATGGGCCTGATCAAAGCGGTAGAGAAGTTCGACCATACCAAAGGCTTCAAATTCAGCACGTACGCGACATGGTGGATTCGCCAGGCGATCACCCGCGCATTGGCCGACCAGGCCCGGACGATCCGTATTCCGGTACACATGGTCGAAACGATGAACAAGTTTATGCGTGTCTCGCGTCAGATGCTGCAGGAACTCGGCCGCGAACCTTCGGTCGAAGAACTTGCCAAAGCGATGGAGATGACCGAAGAGAAAATTCGCGACATCATGAAGATCGCGCAGGACCCGGTCTCGATCGAGACGCCGATCGGCGACGAACAGGATTCCAAGCTGGGCGACTTTATCGAAGACAAGGAAGCGATCGCGCCTTCGAAGTTCGCCGAAGCGGGCCTGCTGCGCGAACAGCTCGAAGAAGTGCTCGATACGCTGACCGAGCGTGAAGAGAACGTGCTGCGTCTGCGTTTTGGCCTGGAAGACGGCCGGGCGCGCACGCTCGAAGAAGTGGGCAAAGAGTTCGGCGTAACCCGCGAACGGATTCGCCAGATCGAAGCCAAAGCGCTGCGCAAGCTGAGACATCCGAGCCGGAGCAAGATCCTCAAAGGGTATCTGGAATAG